In a single window of the bacterium genome:
- a CDS encoding type II toxin-antitoxin system HicA family toxin translates to MNRMPTITTKLMIRFLHNLGFEQVRQKGSHKFFRHADGRTATVADHKGEDSGKGITNKILKDTEVTKENFLNWSRTN, encoded by the coding sequence ATGAATAGAATGCCAACAATTACAACTAAATTAATGATCAGGTTTCTACATAATTTGGGCTTTGAACAAGTAAGACAAAAGGGAAGCCATAAGTTTTTCAGACATGCTGATGGAAGAACAGCTACAGTTGCAGATCATAAAGGAGAAGATTCAGGGAAAGGAATAACTAATAAAATCTTAAAAGATACTGAAGTTACAAAAGAGAACTTCCTCAATTGGTCTCGAACTAATTAA
- a CDS encoding type II toxin-antitoxin system HicB family antitoxin: MVERKNLRNHEFTVLIEQDEDGYYVATVPALKSCYTQAKTMEELYPRIREVIKLCLEEEKPVLMKFIGLQQVKVEAGKTL, encoded by the coding sequence ATGGTAGAGAGAAAAAATTTAAGAAATCATGAGTTTACAGTCCTGATTGAACAAGATGAAGATGGGTATTATGTAGCTACAGTTCCAGCTTTAAAAAGTTGTTACACTCAGGCTAAAACCATGGAAGAGCTTTATCCAAGGATCAGGGAAGTAATTAAACTTTGTCTTGAAGAAGAAAAACCTGTCCTGATGAAATTTATCGGTCTTCAGCAAGTTAAAGTCGAAGCGGGCAAAACTTTATAG
- a CDS encoding PEP-utilizing enzyme, mobile region — MSIQKTTKRSFPSPFEVQTPEGAQGWEKMYPYYLLFSQECREFEERFWFCDTMHHTTPLYPFDCFTAESWGPALGAYNSRIFIVPPALGIAQRVLNGYLYISPISVDNPDEIKIRIQDFSERAGFYYQNWDTLYARWKEKVTVEIEELKKLTIPHLPEKEDISLVKNAVGISTGFRLQEAYNRLLESMMRVWAYHFEFLNLGYAAFLDFSCFMKTAFPDISEQTITQMVAGIDVILFRPDTELRRLAKHALSLNLQNIFLDTASVDQLLSKLEANEGGKQWLDSLEAVKDPWFYFNSGTGFYHTPRSWIDDLSVPFSAIKGYIKKILAGQEIERKTEEIKKEAERLKDGYAKLLKTEEDKKAFMEKLSLAKTVFPYVEEHNFYVEHWHHTIFWNKMRQLSRVFIENNFFQDEEDIFYLNRYEISQALYELCSTWAIGSVPRGPKYWPEKINQRKKIISALSRYQPIPALGTPPEKITEPFTIMLWGVVSERIEAWLESQTTGTKGGALIKGHPASPGVAEGKAIIILSVEDLDKIKEGEVMVCPITTPSWTPIFSKIAAVVTNVGGVMSHAAIVCREYGIPAVVGTGFATQLIKTGQLVRVDGKRGIVEVLE; from the coding sequence ATGTCTATCCAAAAAACAACTAAGCGAAGTTTCCCGAGCCCATTTGAGGTCCAAACACCAGAAGGCGCCCAGGGCTGGGAAAAGATGTATCCTTACTACCTTTTATTTAGCCAGGAATGCAGGGAATTTGAGGAAAGGTTCTGGTTTTGCGATACCATGCATCACACAACCCCTTTATACCCATTTGATTGTTTCACTGCTGAGAGTTGGGGGCCTGCCTTAGGAGCCTATAATTCACGGATATTTATTGTCCCGCCTGCCCTTGGTATAGCCCAACGGGTGCTGAACGGCTATCTGTATATCTCACCAATTTCAGTGGATAATCCCGATGAGATAAAGATAAGGATACAGGATTTTTCAGAACGGGCAGGCTTTTACTACCAGAATTGGGATACCCTTTATGCCAGATGGAAAGAGAAGGTAACCGTAGAGATTGAGGAATTAAAAAAACTAACAATTCCACATCTGCCTGAAAAAGAGGATATATCTTTAGTCAAGAATGCTGTTGGTATTTCTACCGGATTTCGGCTGCAAGAGGCATACAACAGGCTTTTAGAAAGTATGATGCGTGTCTGGGCTTACCACTTTGAGTTTTTAAATCTCGGCTATGCAGCTTTCCTTGATTTCTCATGCTTTATGAAGACAGCCTTCCCGGATATCTCTGAACAGACTATTACCCAGATGGTAGCTGGCATTGATGTTATCCTTTTTAGACCAGATACTGAGCTAAGAAGGCTGGCCAAACACGCTCTTAGCCTTAACCTGCAAAATATATTTCTCGATACGGCAAGTGTTGATCAACTCCTCTCAAAACTTGAGGCAAATGAGGGAGGTAAGCAATGGTTAGATAGCCTTGAAGCAGTCAAAGACCCCTGGTTTTACTTCAACTCTGGCACAGGCTTCTACCACACACCAAGAAGCTGGATCGATGACCTCTCAGTACCATTTTCTGCTATTAAAGGGTATATTAAAAAGATCCTTGCCGGGCAAGAGATAGAAAGAAAAACAGAGGAGATAAAGAAGGAGGCAGAGCGATTAAAGGATGGATATGCCAAGCTTCTCAAGACAGAGGAGGATAAAAAGGCATTTATGGAGAAGCTTTCTTTAGCCAAAACAGTTTTTCCGTATGTTGAGGAGCATAATTTTTATGTTGAGCACTGGCATCATACCATCTTCTGGAATAAAATGAGACAGTTATCCAGGGTTTTTATTGAAAATAACTTTTTTCAGGATGAGGAGGATATCTTTTACCTGAATAGATATGAAATCTCTCAGGCCCTATATGAGTTATGCTCCACCTGGGCAATTGGTTCTGTCCCGAGGGGACCTAAGTATTGGCCAGAGAAGATAAACCAGAGGAAGAAAATAATCTCAGCCCTGTCAAGATACCAGCCTATTCCAGCTTTAGGCACCCCACCTGAGAAAATAACCGAGCCATTCACCATTATGCTCTGGGGGGTTGTCTCGGAGAGAATAGAGGCCTGGCTTGAGTCTCAAACCACCGGCACAAAAGGAGGAGCCTTGATCAAGGGGCATCCTGCCTCCCCGGGAGTTGCAGAAGGGAAAGCCATAATCATATTGTCGGTAGAGGATCTTGATAAAATAAAGGAAGGCGAGGTAATGGTTTGTCCGATAACCACACCTTCCTGGACACCTATCTTTTCAAAAATAGCCGCCGTGGTCACCAATGTTGGCGGCGTGATGAGTCATGCGGCTATAGTCTGCCGGGAATATGGAATACCAGCTGTTGTTGGCACCGGCTTTGCTACCCAACTGATTAAGACAGGACAACTCGTAAGGGTTGATGGGAAGAGGGGGATAGTAGAGGTATTAGAATAG
- a CDS encoding response regulator, which translates to MAKILIVDDEKDLAGILGIILKQEGYQVTPVLDGYQALEEIKKTPYDLILMDIRLPGINGVETFIQIKEINPEVRVIMMTGFAMEDLIEEALAKGAYACIHKPFDPVKLIELIQKILSQDKKVVLIANGDNKTRKEVEVSLSEKGYRIYFAQGKDEMLAKLKANHYDCILLNLSLPGINGLAILRKVKQVSPDAVVIIMTDYDLPEMVRKAKKLSTYACIKKPINIDELIKLLQEIKL; encoded by the coding sequence ATGGCTAAAATATTAATTGTTGATGATGAAAAAGACTTAGCCGGTATATTAGGGATTATCCTCAAACAAGAAGGATACCAGGTTACACCAGTGTTAGATGGGTATCAAGCTTTGGAGGAAATAAAAAAGACTCCTTATGACCTTATCCTGATGGATATTCGATTACCGGGGATAAATGGAGTAGAGACATTTATTCAAATCAAAGAGATTAACCCAGAAGTAAGGGTGATTATGATGACCGGATTTGCAATGGAAGATTTAATTGAGGAAGCACTGGCTAAAGGGGCTTATGCCTGCATCCATAAACCATTTGACCCGGTAAAATTAATAGAATTAATCCAAAAGATCCTTAGCCAAGACAAAAAGGTAGTCTTAATTGCTAATGGTGATAACAAGACCAGAAAAGAGGTAGAGGTTAGCCTTAGTGAAAAAGGTTATCGGATTTACTTTGCCCAGGGTAAGGATGAGATGTTAGCAAAACTTAAAGCTAACCACTATGATTGTATCTTACTCAATTTATCTCTGCCCGGGATAAATGGACTTGCTATCCTAAGGAAGGTAAAGCAGGTGTCTCCTGATGCAGTGGTGATTATAATGACAGATTATGATTTGCCTGAGATGGTCAGGAAAGCCAAAAAGCTATCTACTTATGCCTGTATCAAGAAGCCAATTAATATTGATGAATTAATAAAACTTCTCCAAGAGATAAAGCTGTAG
- a CDS encoding DUF4160 domain-containing protein: MPKIYVYFGIVILFYSNEHEPVHVHGKYQGKESKAEIMIDNGKVVKIVIKSVKGREPLPPKILKDFEDFVNVYTDKIVQKWIDYFVLHKEVLCESIEKRVI; this comes from the coding sequence ATGCCTAAAATTTATGTTTATTTTGGTATTGTAATTCTCTTTTACAGCAATGAACATGAACCTGTTCATGTTCATGGTAAATATCAAGGAAAGGAATCCAAGGCAGAGATTATGATTGATAATGGGAAGGTTGTAAAAATTGTAATAAAATCTGTAAAAGGGCGAGAGCCATTACCACCAAAAATCTTAAAGGACTTTGAAGATTTTGTTAATGTCTATACCGACAAAATAGTTCAGAAATGGATAGATTACTTTGTGTTACATAAGGAAGTTTTATGTGAAAGCATTGAGAAGAGGGTAATATGA
- a CDS encoding DUF2442 domain-containing protein: protein MITEGQVITIKKAEYLGGYKVTLLFNDNTEQSIDFYPLLANSLNPLIRKYLDLNEFKKFKLDLGDIEWNDYDLCFPIADLYENNIKP from the coding sequence ATGATTACAGAAGGGCAAGTTATCACAATTAAAAAGGCTGAATATTTGGGTGGATATAAAGTTACTTTATTGTTCAATGATAATACAGAACAATCTATTGATTTTTATCCCTTATTAGCTAATTCTTTAAATCCATTAATAAGAAAATACTTGGATCTCAATGAGTTTAAAAAATTTAAATTGGACCTTGGCGATATAGAATGGAATGATTATGATCTTTGTTTTCCAATAGCTGACTTGTATGAAAATAATATTAAACCATAA
- the nuoE gene encoding NADH-quinone oxidoreductase subunit NuoE: MTLCQCREREKEEKFQEILLRYKGQREGLIPILQRVQSLDGYLSKEAMERIADELKILPAEVYGVVTFYTQFKLSPVGKNIINVCHGTACHVGGAREITETIARALEIKKGETTKDLKFTLQNVCCLGCCALAPVLTINDQAYGRLTAEEILPILKTYA; the protein is encoded by the coding sequence ATGACTTTATGTCAATGCCGAGAAAGAGAAAAAGAGGAAAAATTCCAGGAGATCTTGTTGAGGTATAAAGGTCAAAGAGAAGGACTCATTCCGATTTTACAAAGAGTCCAAAGCTTAGATGGTTATCTTTCTAAAGAGGCGATGGAAAGAATAGCTGATGAATTAAAGATCCTTCCGGCTGAAGTTTATGGAGTAGTAACCTTTTATACTCAATTTAAACTTAGTCCGGTAGGTAAAAATATCATCAATGTCTGCCATGGAACAGCTTGCCATGTGGGAGGAGCCAGAGAGATTACCGAGACTATTGCCAGAGCATTAGAGATTAAAAAAGGGGAGACGACTAAAGATTTGAAGTTTACTCTTCAAAACGTCTGTTGTCTTGGTTGTTGTGCTTTAGCTCCAGTCTTAACGATTAATGACCAAGCTTATGGAAGATTAACGGCCGAGGAAATCTTGCCAATTCTTAAGACTTATGCTTAA
- the nuoF gene encoding NADH-quinone oxidoreductase subunit NuoF, with protein MEKLKSIKELRDYRDKLKERRERDKNKILVTLCGGTACRSYGCMQVVAAFEEEVKKQGLAEKVAVKVTGCHGFCEKGTLVVIHPKGVFYQRVKKEDVSEIIQRSVKEDEIIDRLLYQDPLTKKKIILEKDVPFYKHQQRIIFGMNGEVDPTNIDDYLSSGGYKALERVLTSMKPEEVIEEITKSGLRGRGGGGFPTGMKWSFTKKAPEEFKYVICNADEGDPGAYMDRSLLEGNPHSILEGMLIGAYAIGSQEGYIYVRAEYPLAVQNVGLAILRAKEKGLLGEDILGSGFNFALQIKEGAGAFVCGEETALIASLEGKRGMPRIRPPFPALSGLWEKPTNINNVETWANVPLIINRGVDWYASIGTEKSKGTKIFSLVGKINNTGLIEVPMGLTLREIVFNIGGGIKEGRKFKAVQLGGPSGGCLPESLIDTPVDYDSITATGAIMGSGGLVVMDETTCMVDIAKFFLNFTQDESCGKCTFCRVGTRRMLEVLDRITEGEGKEGDIESLEELALRIKTTSLCGLGQTAPNPVLTTLKYFKDEYQAHIKEKRCPARACKALLKFEVMVELCKKCGKCAKVCPTQAIKWEKKQVAWIDKNKCIKCKSCFTACKFAAIE; from the coding sequence ATGGAAAAATTAAAGAGCATTAAAGAATTAAGGGATTATAGAGATAAGCTCAAAGAAAGAAGAGAGAGAGATAAAAATAAGATCTTAGTAACTTTATGTGGAGGGACAGCTTGCCGCTCTTATGGATGTATGCAGGTAGTAGCAGCCTTTGAAGAAGAGGTAAAAAAACAAGGCTTAGCCGAAAAGGTAGCGGTTAAGGTTACTGGTTGCCATGGCTTTTGCGAAAAAGGAACCTTAGTGGTTATTCATCCCAAGGGAGTTTTTTATCAACGAGTAAAAAAAGAAGATGTTTCAGAGATTATCCAAAGATCGGTTAAAGAAGACGAGATTATAGATCGACTTCTTTATCAAGACCCCCTAACTAAAAAAAAGATTATCTTAGAAAAAGATGTCCCTTTTTATAAGCATCAACAAAGAATTATCTTCGGGATGAACGGTGAAGTTGACCCTACTAATATTGATGATTATCTATCCTCAGGAGGATACAAGGCTTTAGAAAGAGTTCTTACTTCTATGAAACCAGAAGAGGTAATAGAAGAAATCACTAAATCAGGACTGCGAGGAAGAGGTGGAGGTGGCTTTCCCACTGGAATGAAATGGAGCTTTACTAAGAAAGCACCTGAAGAGTTTAAATATGTTATTTGTAATGCCGATGAAGGCGATCCAGGAGCTTATATGGACCGAAGTTTACTGGAAGGAAATCCTCACTCTATCTTAGAAGGTATGCTGATAGGAGCTTATGCCATTGGTAGTCAAGAAGGTTACATCTATGTTCGAGCAGAATATCCTTTAGCTGTTCAAAATGTAGGTCTAGCTATTTTAAGAGCCAAGGAAAAAGGACTTTTAGGGGAAGATATCTTAGGGAGCGGGTTTAATTTTGCCCTTCAGATTAAAGAAGGGGCAGGAGCTTTTGTTTGCGGAGAAGAGACTGCTTTAATTGCCTCCCTTGAAGGCAAAAGAGGTATGCCCAGAATTCGACCACCTTTTCCAGCTCTTTCTGGTTTGTGGGAAAAACCTACCAATATCAATAATGTCGAGACCTGGGCTAATGTGCCTTTAATAATTAATCGAGGGGTGGATTGGTATGCCAGCATTGGAACTGAGAAGAGTAAAGGAACAAAAATCTTTTCTTTAGTCGGCAAGATTAATAATACTGGCTTGATAGAAGTACCGATGGGGTTAACCTTAAGAGAGATCGTCTTTAATATCGGAGGAGGAATTAAAGAAGGTCGAAAATTTAAAGCTGTCCAGTTAGGTGGTCCTTCCGGGGGGTGTCTTCCCGAAAGTTTAATTGATACTCCCGTCGATTATGATTCTATTACGGCTACCGGAGCAATTATGGGTTCTGGCGGCTTGGTAGTGATGGATGAAACTACTTGCATGGTAGATATCGCTAAGTTTTTCTTAAATTTTACCCAAGATGAATCTTGCGGCAAGTGTACTTTTTGTCGAGTGGGCACCAGACGAATGTTAGAGGTGTTAGACCGAATTACTGAAGGAGAGGGCAAAGAAGGGGATATAGAGTCTTTAGAAGAGTTAGCTTTAAGAATAAAAACCACCTCTTTATGTGGCTTAGGGCAAACCGCTCCTAATCCTGTTTTAACTACCCTTAAGTATTTTAAAGATGAATACCAAGCTCACATTAAAGAAAAAAGATGTCCGGCTCGTGCTTGTAAGGCTTTGCTTAAATTTGAAGTTATGGTAGAACTTTGCAAAAAATGTGGAAAATGCGCTAAGGTTTGTCCTACCCAGGCTATAAAATGGGAGAAAAAACAAGTAGCTTGGATAGATAAGAACAAATGTATTAAGTGTAAGAGTTGTTTTACGGCTTGTAAATTTGCGGCTATAGAATAA
- a CDS encoding FAD-dependent oxidoreductase produces MVKINLDGKDIQVQEEATILAVAKENQIDIPTLCYEKRLDPFGSCWLCVVEVEGVKNLVPSCATKVREGMIIRTKTSNINQARRLCLELLLSDHYGDCLPPCQSTCPAEIDIKRYLSLAREGNYQEAIKVIKENNPLPLVCGRVCVRPCEEACRRKVVDEPVAIDFVKRFIADYDHQNGSLGPEVKESSGQRVALIGGGPASLSAAYYLSLNGHSCTVYEALPKLGGMLRYGIPEYRLPKKILDDEIKKITDLGVKVKTNLALGFNFTLEDLKREYQAIFIGLGSHGDYKLEIEGEELAGVLFGVTFLRDLGLGKEVKLRGRVAVIGGGNTAIDAARSALRLGATEVIIIYRRTEKEMPANEIEIKEAKHEGVKFHFLSAPVKAIGEDGKVVALECLKMELGELDKSGRRRPVPILNSEFIIKLDFIIAAVGQFPQVEVLKREGIEISKRGTVAVKGSYLTNSKGVFAGGDVVTGAATVIEAIASGKKAAISIDRYLKKEELSDFKLLFTVSKGRLEEIDKSEYEEIERKARVKMPELDLSLRLSNFKEVELGLSEEEAKKEASRCLECGCKVVEECSLRKYGLEYEADLEKFKTGAKHKYLLDASHPKITRDPNKCIRCGQCVRICLEIKKIGALSFTKRGFETIVEPPFELNLASTNCDGCGECVISCPTGALFSQEFPKKKDME; encoded by the coding sequence ATGGTCAAGATAAATTTAGATGGAAAAGATATTCAAGTCCAAGAGGAAGCTACTATTTTAGCAGTAGCCAAAGAGAATCAAATTGATATTCCTACTCTCTGTTATGAAAAAAGGCTTGATCCCTTTGGTTCTTGTTGGCTTTGTGTCGTGGAAGTAGAAGGGGTTAAAAATTTAGTTCCTTCTTGTGCTACTAAGGTACGAGAAGGTATGATCATCAGAACTAAAACATCTAATATTAATCAGGCTCGAAGATTATGCTTAGAACTTTTACTTTCTGACCATTATGGCGATTGCTTACCTCCGTGCCAAAGCACTTGTCCAGCCGAAATAGATATTAAGAGATATTTATCTTTAGCCAGAGAAGGAAACTATCAAGAAGCCATTAAGGTGATCAAGGAAAATAATCCTCTGCCCTTGGTTTGTGGTCGAGTTTGCGTGAGGCCATGCGAAGAAGCTTGTCGTCGAAAGGTGGTCGATGAACCAGTAGCGATAGATTTTGTAAAGAGATTTATAGCTGACTATGATCATCAAAATGGTTCTCTGGGGCCAGAAGTTAAAGAAAGTTCTGGTCAAAGAGTAGCTTTAATTGGTGGAGGACCGGCTTCTTTATCCGCCGCTTATTATTTATCTCTGAATGGCCACAGTTGTACTGTTTACGAAGCCCTGCCTAAACTTGGAGGAATGCTTCGTTATGGTATTCCAGAATATAGATTACCTAAGAAGATATTAGATGATGAGATTAAGAAGATTACTGATTTAGGAGTGAAGGTTAAGACCAACCTGGCTTTAGGATTTAATTTCACTTTAGAAGACCTAAAAAGGGAGTACCAAGCCATATTTATTGGTTTAGGTTCTCATGGTGATTATAAGTTAGAAATAGAAGGAGAAGAGTTAGCTGGGGTTTTATTTGGCGTGACATTTTTACGTGATCTTGGTCTTGGAAAAGAAGTTAAATTAAGAGGGAGAGTAGCGGTAATTGGTGGGGGTAATACCGCCATTGATGCTGCTCGTAGCGCTCTTCGCTTGGGAGCTACGGAGGTTATTATTATTTATCGAAGAACAGAAAAAGAGATGCCAGCTAATGAGATAGAAATTAAAGAAGCAAAACATGAAGGAGTAAAGTTTCACTTCTTATCAGCGCCAGTAAAAGCAATAGGAGAAGATGGAAAGGTAGTGGCTTTAGAGTGTCTAAAGATGGAATTAGGAGAGTTAGATAAAAGTGGCCGCAGAAGGCCGGTGCCTATTCTTAATTCTGAATTTATCATCAAGCTGGACTTTATTATTGCCGCTGTTGGTCAATTTCCTCAAGTAGAGGTCTTAAAAAGAGAAGGAATTGAAATTAGCAAGAGAGGAACAGTGGCAGTCAAGGGGTCTTATTTGACTAATTCAAAAGGAGTGTTTGCTGGTGGAGATGTAGTTACCGGAGCAGCTACGGTGATAGAAGCTATTGCTTCTGGGAAAAAGGCAGCTATCTCTATAGATAGATACTTAAAGAAAGAAGAACTTAGTGACTTTAAGCTGCTTTTTACCGTAAGTAAAGGAAGATTAGAAGAGATAGACAAGAGTGAATATGAAGAGATAGAAAGAAAGGCGAGAGTAAAAATGCCTGAATTAGATCTATCCTTGAGGCTTTCTAATTTTAAAGAGGTAGAGTTAGGTTTAAGCGAAGAAGAAGCAAAAAAAGAAGCTTCTCGTTGTTTAGAGTGTGGATGTAAGGTAGTAGAAGAATGTAGTTTAAGAAAGTATGGCTTAGAATATGAGGCTGATCTAGAAAAGTTTAAGACAGGAGCAAAACACAAGTATCTTTTAGATGCATCTCACCCTAAGATTACCCGTGATCCAAACAAATGTATTCGTTGTGGCCAGTGTGTTCGTATTTGCCTAGAAATAAAGAAGATTGGAGCTCTAAGTTTTACTAAACGAGGATTTGAAACCATTGTGGAGCCACCATTTGAGCTTAATTTAGCTTCTACCAATTGTGATGGTTGTGGAGAATGCGTGATCTCTTGTCCTACTGGGGCTTTATTTAGCCAGGAATTTCCTAAAAAGAAAGATATGGAGTAA
- a CDS encoding divalent-cation tolerance protein CutA, protein MEKLSYLVIFITTPTYEEAKDIAHRLLNEKKVACVNIVSGVFSLFWWQGKIDSSKEALLVIKTQEKFLEEIIKLVKGIHSYKVPEIIALPIIGGNQEYLKWISESTNENP, encoded by the coding sequence ATGGAAAAATTATCTTATCTGGTTATCTTTATTACTACCCCTACCTATGAAGAAGCAAAAGATATTGCCCATCGATTACTAAACGAAAAGAAAGTAGCTTGCGTTAATATTGTCTCTGGAGTCTTTTCATTATTTTGGTGGCAGGGGAAGATCGACTCTTCCAAAGAAGCTCTCTTGGTCATAAAGACCCAAGAGAAGTTTTTAGAGGAGATTATAAAATTAGTCAAAGGGATTCATAGTTATAAAGTTCCAGAGATAATTGCCTTACCTATCATAGGAGGAAATCAAGAATACCTAAAGTGGATAAGTGAAAGCACTAATGAGAATCCTTAA
- a CDS encoding glycosyltransferase family 2 protein: MRERLLILPVYNEEDTVAEVLSKLSLVQDMNILVVNDGSTDDTAKILDKAKINFKINFLINHSQNQGYGKSLIDGFLFAIENNYKYLVTMDCDGQHEPAYLSSFFQELESFDIVSGSRYLPNSPYVSKPPPDRLKINKAITQIICQHTKYHLTDSFCGFKGYRIESLKKLSLTEYGYGFPLQLWIQASFLGLTVKEVPVPLVYKSLDRNFKGAFSSSRERLKYYLEVIKKEHDRCLSYRSPS; this comes from the coding sequence ATGAGAGAAAGATTATTAATCCTACCTGTTTATAATGAAGAAGATACCGTTGCAGAAGTATTAAGTAAGTTATCTTTAGTTCAAGATATGAATATCTTAGTAGTTAATGATGGTTCTACCGATGATACCGCTAAGATATTAGATAAAGCTAAGATAAATTTTAAGATAAATTTTTTAATTAATCATTCTCAAAATCAAGGTTATGGCAAATCTCTAATTGATGGATTTTTATTTGCCATAGAGAATAATTATAAGTATTTAGTAACTATGGACTGTGATGGTCAACACGAACCAGCTTATCTTTCTAGTTTCTTTCAAGAATTAGAGAGCTTTGATATCGTTTCAGGAAGTAGATACTTACCTAATTCTCCTTATGTTTCCAAGCCTCCGCCAGATAGGTTGAAGATAAATAAGGCCATTACTCAAATAATATGTCAACATACTAAGTATCACCTGACCGATTCATTTTGTGGATTTAAAGGTTATAGGATAGAAAGTCTTAAGAAGCTGAGCTTGACCGAGTATGGCTATGGCTTTCCTCTTCAACTATGGATCCAAGCTTCTTTCTTGGGACTTACGGTAAAAGAGGTTCCGGTACCTTTAGTCTATAAGTCATTGGATAGAAACTTTAAAGGAGCTTTTTCTTCCTCTCGAGAGAGGTTGAAATACTATTTGGAGGTCATAAAAAAAGAACATGATCGATGTCTTAGCTATCGGAGCCCATCCTGA
- the bshB1 gene encoding bacillithiol biosynthesis deacetylase BshB1: MIDVLAIGAHPDDVELGMGATIAKLVRLGFKAAILDLTDGEPTPYGSKELRLKESLESAKILKVERSILSLPNRYLLDTIENRKEIAGQIRKIRPKIVFAHYWVDRHPDHIAASQLSEAAVFYSKLTKSDLPGQPLEIEKIYYFYPFHLRLSIKPSFIMDVSEDFSKKIESLKAYQSQFIDNQFIDNQFIDNQFIDNEKNSPIFDYLRKQSEYLGSLIKRSFGEAFISKETVGISSIFDLI, translated from the coding sequence ATGATCGATGTCTTAGCTATCGGAGCCCATCCTGATGATGTCGAATTAGGCATGGGGGCAACTATCGCCAAATTAGTCAGATTAGGCTTTAAAGCAGCCATTCTTGATCTAACCGACGGCGAGCCAACGCCTTATGGATCTAAAGAATTGCGCCTCAAAGAGAGCTTGGAAAGCGCTAAGATTTTAAAGGTAGAAAGATCTATTCTTTCGCTTCCCAATAGATATCTCCTTGATACTATTGAAAATAGAAAAGAAATAGCTGGCCAAATTAGAAAGATCAGACCAAAGATTGTTTTTGCTCATTATTGGGTAGATCGACATCCAGACCATATTGCAGCTTCTCAATTAAGTGAAGCCGCAGTTTTTTATAGTAAATTAACTAAATCCGATCTTCCTGGCCAACCTTTAGAGATAGAAAAGATATACTACTTTTATCCTTTTCATCTTCGCTTAAGCATTAAACCCTCATTTATTATGGATGTCAGTGAAGATTTTTCAAAAAAGATAGAATCTTTAAAAGCCTATCAGTCTCAGTTTATTGATAATCAGTTTATTGATAATCAGTTTATTGATAATCAGTTTATTGATAATGAGAAGAATTCTCCTATCTTTGATTATTTAAGGAAACAAAGTGAATATTTAGGTAGTTTAATTAAGAGGAGCTTTGGTGAGGCCTTTATAAGCAAAGAAACCGTAGGTATAAGTAGTATATTTGACTTAATTTAG